In Amycolatopsis sp. EV170708-02-1, the following are encoded in one genomic region:
- a CDS encoding mechanosensitive ion channel family protein, whose product MGEQLKDGLGQAWNLVATFVPKLIGFLIILLIGWLIAKAVSKALGLVLSKIGFGKLIEKTGLTGTLKQANVDAGGILVKLVYYFILLIALQLAFGVFGESNPVSALLNDIIAFLPRILVALVLVIVAAAVAKVVRDLVTGALSTRPAGRLLGTIAYWMIMAFGIIAALGQVNIATAITGPVLITVLATIGGVIVVGFGGGLIKPAQERWQGWLANLQGQLEAGDGKQEVRSEPPTSPVGIGRVDS is encoded by the coding sequence GTGGGCGAGCAGCTGAAAGACGGTCTGGGGCAAGCATGGAACCTTGTCGCCACCTTCGTGCCGAAATTGATCGGTTTCCTGATCATCCTGCTGATCGGCTGGTTGATCGCGAAAGCCGTGTCGAAGGCATTGGGACTGGTTCTGTCGAAGATCGGTTTCGGCAAGCTCATCGAGAAGACGGGGCTCACCGGAACGCTCAAACAGGCGAATGTCGACGCGGGCGGAATCCTCGTCAAACTCGTGTACTACTTCATTCTCCTGATCGCGCTGCAGCTCGCGTTCGGCGTATTCGGTGAGAGCAATCCGGTCAGCGCGCTGCTCAACGACATCATCGCGTTCCTGCCGCGGATCCTGGTGGCGCTGGTGCTGGTGATCGTCGCGGCGGCCGTGGCCAAGGTCGTCCGCGACCTGGTGACCGGCGCCCTGTCCACCAGGCCGGCAGGACGGCTGCTCGGCACCATCGCCTACTGGATGATCATGGCGTTCGGCATCATCGCCGCGCTCGGCCAGGTGAACATCGCGACCGCGATCACCGGACCGGTCCTGATCACCGTGCTCGCCACCATCGGCGGCGTGATCGTCGTCGGCTTCGGCGGCGGCCTGATCAAGCCGGCGCAGGAGCGCTGGCAGGGCTGGCTGGCCAATCTGCAGGGCCAGCTGGAGGCCGGGGACGGCAAGCAGGAGGTCCGTTCGGAGCCGCCGACTTCGCCCGTGGGCATCGGTCGCGTAGATTCGTGA